A window from Roseburia sp. 499 encodes these proteins:
- a CDS encoding helix-turn-helix transcriptional regulator, producing the protein MAKSYNQKMKILYLMQAFLERTDESHVLSMQEILKMLEGHGIQAERKSIYDDIETLRVYGLDIVFRKESPSGYYLASHSFELPELKLLVDAVQASKFITERKSAELIKKLEGLTSRYEAQQLQRQVFVANRIKTMNESIYYNVDKIHGGILNDVKITFQYFEWTVEKQMHLKKSGEEYCISPWALTWADENYYLIGYDEDADMVKHYRVDKMLSIELTEEKRVGQEHFEHFDTANFAKKTFGMFGGEEQDLRLEFENRFIGVVIDRFGKDVALRKKDESHFLVRVKVVVSPQFFGWLSGLGMGAKIVAPEKVQQEYRRFLQELLGQY; encoded by the coding sequence ATGGCAAAATCCTATAATCAGAAAATGAAAATTTTATATCTCATGCAAGCGTTCTTAGAAAGAACGGATGAATCCCATGTGCTTTCCATGCAGGAAATTCTCAAGATGCTGGAAGGACATGGAATTCAGGCAGAGCGAAAGAGCATCTATGATGATATAGAAACGCTACGGGTATATGGTTTAGATATTGTATTTCGAAAAGAGTCTCCCTCCGGTTATTATTTGGCAAGTCATAGCTTTGAATTGCCGGAGCTGAAGCTTTTGGTAGATGCAGTACAGGCTTCAAAATTTATTACAGAGCGAAAGTCTGCCGAGTTAATTAAGAAGCTGGAGGGACTTACCAGTCGGTATGAGGCACAGCAACTGCAACGACAGGTATTTGTGGCAAATCGGATTAAGACCATGAACGAAAGTATTTATTATAATGTAGACAAGATTCATGGGGGGATTTTAAACGATGTAAAGATAACATTCCAATATTTTGAATGGACAGTAGAAAAGCAAATGCATCTGAAAAAAAGTGGAGAGGAGTATTGTATCAGTCCATGGGCGCTTACATGGGCAGATGAAAACTATTATCTCATAGGATACGATGAAGATGCGGATATGGTAAAGCATTATCGTGTAGATAAGATGCTTTCCATTGAATTGACAGAGGAAAAGCGAGTAGGTCAGGAGCATTTTGAACATTTCGACACGGCAAACTTTGCCAAAAAGACCTTTGGAATGTTTGGCGGTGAAGAACAGGACCTTCGATTAGAATTTGAAAATCGTTTTATTGGTGTAGTCATAGACCGATTCGGAAAGGATGTAGCTTTACGAAAGAAGGATGAATCACATTTCTTGGTTCGCGTAAAGGTTGTAGTAAGTCCTCAGTTTTTTGGATGGCTGTCGGGGCTTGGGATGGGAGCAAAGATTGTGGCACCGGAAAAAGTACAGCAGGAATACAGACGTTTCTTGCAGGAACTGTTAGGGCAATATTAA
- a CDS encoding type IV toxin-antitoxin system AbiEi family antitoxin domain-containing protein: MTQFEKLDLLLRECGGTIQTFQVLNNGISKSVFYAYVKERGLEQASHGVYVSPDTWTDAMYLLHLRCGQAVFSHETALFFHDLTDREPLKYTITVRTGYNPSRLQEDGFQVYTVKKDLHEIGITTMQTSFGHSVPVYDMERTICDLLRSRKNIEMQVFQDALKQYAKRKDKNLRMLMKYAAIFHVEKILRPYLEVLL; encoded by the coding sequence ATGACTCAATTTGAAAAATTAGATTTGTTGTTGCGTGAATGTGGGGGGACAATTCAGACATTTCAAGTTCTAAATAATGGAATTAGTAAGTCTGTGTTTTATGCATATGTGAAGGAACGAGGATTAGAGCAAGCTTCTCATGGTGTGTATGTATCACCTGATACGTGGACAGATGCGATGTACCTTTTGCATTTACGTTGTGGTCAAGCTGTATTTTCTCACGAAACTGCATTGTTTTTTCATGACTTAACGGATAGAGAGCCTTTGAAATACACCATAACAGTAAGAACTGGATATAATCCAAGTCGTTTGCAGGAAGACGGTTTTCAAGTGTATACAGTAAAAAAGGATTTACATGAAATAGGGATCACAACTATGCAGACATCATTCGGACATTCAGTTCCGGTTTATGATATGGAGAGAACGATTTGTGATCTGCTTCGTAGCAGGAAAAATATTGAAATGCAGGTCTTTCAAGATGCATTGAAGCAATATGCAAAACGTAAGGATAAAAACTTACGGATGCTTATGAAATACGCTGCTATATTTCATGTTGAAAAGATACTAAGACCATATTTGGAGGTGTTACTTTAG
- a CDS encoding DUF6040 family protein — protein MAFYHASQVKDIKELEPRVSNHNIPLVYFSDKRENVLVYLSNAVEKVCKEAKFEYDGLWYKWGPYGFGKVAVEKKVPYEKCEKCDRTAYQKAKEKCDNRKSQLEKKYKNMTVGYESILFLLAWYSITTTLFTAILSPVFLNDCSTFFGALGKGMGSLFREFVIGADSFGQLSSGIPNRILSGIMYWLIAGAVIAILFVITGLLIIGIGYQVGKIYRKYCWDIISIMVAITSTVITIYFGGWIKSIIPINLITLLLLVHVVYIGIRCYVKEWLEERGYF, from the coding sequence ATGGCGTTTTATCATGCTTCACAGGTGAAAGATATAAAGGAATTAGAACCGAGAGTTTCAAATCATAATATTCCATTAGTCTATTTTTCGGATAAAAGAGAAAATGTACTTGTATATTTAAGCAATGCTGTTGAAAAGGTATGTAAAGAAGCAAAGTTTGAATATGACGGATTGTGGTACAAGTGGGGACCTTATGGATTTGGTAAAGTAGCTGTTGAGAAAAAAGTGCCTTATGAGAAATGCGAAAAATGTGACCGTACTGCTTACCAGAAAGCAAAAGAAAAATGCGATAACCGTAAAAGTCAGTTGGAAAAGAAATATAAAAATATGACGGTTGGTTATGAAAGTATCCTGTTCCTGCTGGCATGGTACAGCATAACAACAACATTGTTTACTGCTATTCTTTCGCCGGTTTTCCTTAACGACTGTAGCACCTTTTTCGGTGCGTTAGGAAAAGGAATGGGAAGTTTGTTTCGGGAGTTTGTCATAGGGGCAGATTCTTTCGGACAGTTAAGCAGTGGAATACCTAACCGTATCCTTTCCGGGATTATGTACTGGCTGATTGCTGGTGCTGTTATTGCAATTTTATTCGTAATAACCGGATTACTGATAATCGGAATTGGTTATCAGGTAGGAAAAATCTACCGGAAATATTGCTGGGATATCATCAGCATTATGGTGGCGATAACGAGTACAGTTATTACAATTTATTTTGGTGGTTGGATAAAATCTATTATTCCTATAAATCTCATCACGCTGTTGCTACTGGTGCATGTGGTTTATATTGGAATTCGATGCTATGTGAAAGAATGGCTGGAAGAACGAGGATATTTTTAA
- a CDS encoding 4Fe-4S double cluster binding domain-containing protein — MKFWLRIWRKILFSEDRVNEKIVEKIQQIFKGTPEVIYGYTDIHYSVLSREYKSALVFAVPYEKQLTLDNYTEEGFHKCPENCKKCVDVCPHKVLTDVKWNIKELRSNLIDYHLCNQKRSAYIEKYGRKSACGLCIVVCPFGTESN; from the coding sequence TTGAAGTTTTGGTTGAGAATATGGAGAAAAATTTTATTTAGTGAGGACAGAGTAAATGAAAAAATTGTTGAAAAAATACAACAAATATTTAAGGGAACACCTGAAGTAATATATGGATATACAGATATTCATTATAGCGTTCTTTCAAGAGAATATAAATCTGCCTTGGTATTTGCTGTTCCATATGAAAAACAGCTTACTTTGGATAATTATACGGAAGAAGGATTTCATAAATGCCCGGAAAATTGCAAAAAATGTGTCGATGTTTGCCCACATAAAGTTCTGACAGATGTGAAGTGGAATATTAAGGAACTTCGAAGCAATCTGATAGATTACCATTTGTGCAATCAGAAAAGAAGTGCCTATATTGAAAAATACGGAAGAAAGAGTGCATGTGGTTTATGTATAGTAGTATGTCCTTTTGGTACTGAAAGCAATTAA
- a CDS encoding GNAT family N-acetyltransferase, whose protein sequence is MKTKRLNIRPIEENDWSSIQAIWEDFNKSEYVIYDNFKNTDSDDVKKRIEKWANATRSGKEHIFFATCLGSEVIGFTSLNIRPEGYEIGYGFLDKYQGNGYAKESLVAILDYMKGIGAKKIFAGTALKNLPSVGLLSSLGFELTGTEEISFHKDNDGNDIYFEGGIFEKKL, encoded by the coding sequence ATGAAAACGAAACGATTAAACATTAGACCTATAGAGGAAAATGATTGGAGTAGTATCCAAGCAATTTGGGAAGATTTTAATAAATCAGAATATGTTATTTATGACAATTTTAAGAATACAGATTCAGATGATGTCAAAAAAAGAATCGAAAAATGGGCAAATGCAACGCGGAGTGGAAAGGAACATATTTTCTTTGCAACCTGCCTTGGAAGTGAGGTTATAGGATTTACATCGCTTAATATTAGACCAGAAGGATATGAAATCGGCTATGGATTTCTTGACAAATATCAGGGAAACGGATATGCAAAAGAAAGCTTAGTAGCTATTTTAGATTATATGAAGGGAATTGGTGCTAAGAAAATATTTGCAGGAACAGCGTTGAAAAATTTGCCATCTGTTGGTTTGCTTAGTAGTCTAGGCTTTGAACTGACAGGAACGGAAGAAATATCTTTTCATAAAGATAACGATGGAAATGACATTTATTTTGAAGGTGGAATTTTTGAAAAGAAATTATAG
- a CDS encoding ABC transporter ATP-binding protein, with product MNLLEVKNISKTYGSGETAVKALKDVSFSVPKGEYVAIVGESGSGKSTLLNMIGALDMPTSGKVLIDGKDIFSMNDRKLTVFRRRNIGFIFQAFNLIPELTVEQNIIFPVLLDYQKPDKRYLEELLTVLNLKDRRNHLPSQLSGGQQQRVAIGRALFTRPALILADEPTGNLDTQNTSEVITLLKETSRKYEQTIVMITHSRSVAQTADRVLQVSDGQLTDLGRCRE from the coding sequence ATGAACTTATTAGAGGTCAAAAATATAAGTAAGACCTATGGCAGCGGAGAAACTGCTGTCAAGGCGTTGAAAGATGTTAGCTTTTCTGTCCCCAAGGGCGAATATGTAGCAATCGTCGGGGAATCCGGTTCCGGTAAAAGTACGCTACTGAATATGATCGGTGCTTTGGACATGCCGACATCGGGCAAGGTACTGATTGATGGCAAGGACATTTTTTCCATGAATGATCGAAAACTGACCGTGTTCCGGCGCAGAAACATTGGCTTTATCTTTCAGGCATTCAACTTAATCCCGGAGTTGACAGTGGAGCAGAATATCATCTTCCCGGTGCTGCTGGATTACCAAAAGCCTGACAAGCGGTATTTGGAGGAACTGTTGACGGTGCTGAATTTGAAAGACCGTCGCAATCATTTGCCCAGTCAGCTTTCAGGAGGTCAACAGCAAAGAGTGGCGATTGGACGCGCCCTGTTTACGCGTCCTGCTCTGATTTTAGCAGATGAACCCACGGGAAATCTGGATACACAGAACACAAGCGAGGTCATTACCTTGCTGAAAGAAACATCCAGAAAATATGAGCAGACCATTGTGATGATTACGCACAGCAGAAGCGTCGCGCAGACGGCGGACAGAGTGTTGCAGGTATCGGACGGTCAGCTTACTGATTTGGGGAGGTGCCGTGAATGA
- a CDS encoding GNAT family N-acetyltransferase — translation MELVLANKEQIKELVAISKAAFDTDIEVRADEIGGPPDYDSIQWHSRMQKSGNLYALLNNGEVIGGALLFRDRKEKSVLYVGRIFVAPQYHRRGYGVELMKLVENIFPDVCCIRLDTPVWNIRTNSFYIKCGFEEKYRDSESVYYEK, via the coding sequence ATGGAATTAGTATTAGCAAATAAAGAACAGATAAAAGAACTTGTAGCAATATCCAAAGCTGCATTTGATACGGATATAGAGGTAAGAGCGGACGAAATTGGCGGACCGCCGGATTATGACTCCATCCAGTGGCACAGCAGAATGCAGAAAAGCGGAAATCTTTATGCATTATTGAACAATGGAGAGGTAATCGGTGGCGCACTTTTATTTCGAGACCGGAAGGAAAAGAGTGTGTTGTATGTAGGAAGAATTTTTGTTGCACCACAATATCATAGAAGAGGCTATGGAGTGGAACTGATGAAATTAGTAGAGAATATATTCCCCGATGTTTGTTGTATACGGTTGGACACACCCGTTTGGAATATACGAACCAATTCCTTTTACATAAAATGTGGTTTTGAGGAAAAATATAGAGACTCCGAGTCGGTGTATTATGAAAAATGA
- a CDS encoding helix-turn-helix domain-containing protein yields MSFGQNLQFLRKMRNKMTQEELAEKMDVSRQTISKWELDAALPEMEKAISLSKLFSCSLDELMLSEMACDSESYTDIRVEEVSALRYVKYAVISKEPEDDAINHMKAWAESFGIKNPEIIGWDFPYLSQEQINVYHMHGYEAACILPKDINPLDIPVMEQEKQLYAVITIKEPFDAPFVLIPNAYKTLGYYIEINGMKWIGQKGILPCFEKTYEKNGIVYMDIYIAIEDR; encoded by the coding sequence ATGAGTTTCGGACAGAATTTGCAATTTTTACGAAAAATGAGAAACAAGATGACGCAAGAAGAATTAGCTGAAAAAATGGATGTCAGTAGGCAGACGATATCGAAATGGGAACTGGATGCTGCATTACCTGAAATGGAAAAAGCAATTTCGCTCTCTAAGTTGTTTTCCTGTTCCCTCGATGAGTTAATGCTGAGTGAGATGGCTTGCGATAGTGAATCTTATACCGATATTAGAGTAGAAGAGGTTTCGGCATTAAGATATGTAAAATATGCGGTAATTAGTAAAGAACCAGAGGATGATGCGATTAACCATATGAAAGCGTGGGCAGAGTCTTTTGGAATAAAGAACCCGGAAATTATCGGTTGGGATTTTCCGTATTTGTCACAAGAGCAAATTAATGTATATCATATGCATGGGTACGAGGCAGCCTGCATTTTACCCAAAGATATTAATCCATTAGATATACCGGTAATGGAGCAGGAAAAACAGTTATACGCAGTTATTACCATTAAGGAGCCGTTTGATGCACCGTTTGTATTAATTCCCAATGCATATAAGACACTTGGATATTATATTGAGATAAACGGAATGAAGTGGATAGGCCAAAAAGGGATTCTACCATGTTTTGAGAAAACATATGAAAAAAATGGTATTGTGTACATGGATATATATATTGCAATAGAGGATAGATGA
- a CDS encoding response regulator transcription factor → MSKIFLLEDDLSLINGLSFAFKKQGFDTCIARTLVEAYELWADGKYDLLVLDVSLPDGSGFEFCKKVRLASKVPIIFLTASDEETSIIMGLDIGGDDYITKPFKLGVLISRINALLRRANSFQVIDTELQSNGMKVLLLQGQVFKNGALIDLTAAEYKLLCLFMRNPNMILTKAQILDKLWDCDGNYIDSSTLTVYMRRLRMKIEDNPSEPQMLLTVRGMGYKWNVIG, encoded by the coding sequence ATGAGTAAAATATTTCTTTTAGAAGATGACCTGAGTCTTATAAATGGTCTTTCATTTGCTTTCAAAAAGCAGGGCTTTGACACTTGCATTGCCAGAACACTGGTAGAAGCCTATGAACTATGGGCAGATGGAAAATATGACTTGCTGGTGTTGGATGTATCATTGCCGGATGGTTCAGGATTTGAATTTTGCAAGAAGGTACGACTTGCATCAAAGGTGCCTATCATCTTTCTTACTGCATCAGATGAAGAAACAAGTATCATTATGGGGTTGGATATTGGCGGAGATGACTATATCACGAAACCTTTCAAATTGGGCGTTCTCATTTCAAGAATCAACGCTCTGCTTCGCCGGGCAAATTCTTTTCAAGTAATAGATACAGAATTACAATCGAATGGTATGAAAGTTCTTTTGCTACAGGGACAGGTTTTCAAAAATGGGGCATTGATTGATCTGACCGCCGCAGAATATAAACTGTTGTGTCTGTTTATGCGAAACCCGAACATGATACTGACGAAAGCGCAAATTTTAGATAAGCTATGGGACTGTGATGGAAATTATATTGACAGTAGTACCCTTACGGTCTATATGCGTCGGCTGCGTATGAAGATTGAGGATAATCCCAGTGAACCGCAAATGCTCCTGACAGTTCGTGGCATGGGCTATAAATGGAATGTGATTGGGTGA
- a CDS encoding polysaccharide deacetylase family protein, protein MKKIPVILLSLLLVSLLILGGLFFFTYSRKESDAKAENKTLQSNIASLQEQLQQKEDFISGQEEYINELTTQLADCQTTTDSEEEEDEDDEDNTSSGYEKKYPDLYAGATYSEDGDSSDLKVYLTFDDGPSDLTPEVLDLLDKYDAKATFFVVYTDNEEYTSYLKEIVERGHTLALHSYSHDYDKIYKSVDAFLSDFETVYNWVYEETGVRPTLFRFPGGSTNGKKSVVNDIIAEMERRGFIYYDWNVSSGDGSNLTTTENILENVCTNVGSFDQPVVLMHDGVGKNATLKALPTLLETLAEEGYEFCSLDENLTPIQYKRK, encoded by the coding sequence ATGAAAAAAATACCAGTAATTTTATTATCACTATTACTTGTAAGCCTGCTTATTCTGGGTGGTCTTTTCTTTTTTACATATAGCCGGAAAGAATCTGACGCAAAAGCAGAAAACAAAACTTTGCAATCCAACATTGCTTCCTTACAGGAACAATTACAGCAAAAGGAAGATTTCATTTCGGGGCAAGAAGAATATATTAACGAACTAACCACACAACTTGCCGACTGCCAGACTACTACTGACTCCGAAGAAGAAGAGGATGAGGACGATGAGGATAACACCTCTTCCGGTTATGAAAAAAAATATCCGGATCTTTATGCCGGAGCCACATACTCTGAGGATGGAGACTCTTCTGATTTAAAGGTCTATTTGACCTTTGATGACGGGCCTTCCGACCTGACCCCAGAAGTTTTGGACCTCTTAGACAAATATGATGCAAAGGCAACCTTCTTTGTGGTATATACTGACAACGAAGAATATACCTCTTATTTGAAGGAAATTGTAGAACGAGGACATACCCTTGCGCTCCACTCTTATAGCCATGACTATGATAAAATCTACAAATCTGTAGATGCCTTTTTATCAGACTTTGAAACGGTTTATAACTGGGTTTATGAAGAAACCGGTGTACGCCCTACTCTATTCCGTTTCCCCGGTGGTAGCACTAACGGCAAAAAATCTGTAGTAAATGATATTATTGCCGAAATGGAGCGTCGTGGCTTTATCTACTATGATTGGAATGTCAGCTCCGGAGACGGTAGCAACCTCACTACCACAGAAAATATTCTGGAAAATGTCTGCACTAACGTTGGTAGCTTCGACCAGCCGGTTGTCCTAATGCACGATGGTGTCGGAAAAAATGCAACCTTAAAGGCACTTCCAACTCTTTTGGAGACCCTTGCAGAAGAGGGCTATGAATTCTGCTCACTAGATGAAAACTTAACCCCTATACAATACAAACGAAAATAA
- a CDS encoding sensor histidine kinase, whose amino-acid sequence MKIFANEEVKKLFLVLSLILMASLLLTQGFLWLCYQRFSLFLLLVGVLAGVSILAVCCSYFKKQYQIMEQAVSQINAYLDGNRNARIECDYEGELYRLFHSVNSLTAVLNAHADNELREKEFLKNTISDISHQLKTPLAALNIYNGLLQDEDIEASSVKEFADLSEQELDRIETLVQSLLKITKLDAGSIVIEKSMESVADMMQDVELHFAYRAKQEQKEIVLSGTEDISLLCDRDWLIEAIDNIVKNAFDHTESGAVIRIAWKALPSGVQIVIKDNGCGIHPEDIHHIFKRFYRSRFSKDMQGIGLGLPLAKAIVEAHNGTIEVDSELGIGTTFAMNFLIPTKL is encoded by the coding sequence ATGAAAATATTTGCAAACGAGGAAGTAAAAAAATTATTTCTTGTATTATCACTCATTTTGATGGCATCTCTTCTGCTGACACAAGGTTTTTTATGGCTATGCTATCAGCGGTTTTCGTTATTTCTATTGCTTGTTGGTGTATTGGCAGGAGTTTCCATATTGGCAGTGTGCTGTTCCTATTTCAAAAAACAATATCAGATCATGGAGCAGGCAGTATCGCAGATCAATGCGTATCTTGACGGAAACCGCAATGCCCGTATTGAATGTGATTACGAGGGTGAACTGTATCGACTATTTCATTCTGTCAATTCTCTGACGGCTGTTTTAAACGCTCATGCAGATAACGAACTCCGGGAAAAGGAATTTTTGAAAAATACAATCTCTGATATTTCCCATCAACTGAAAACGCCGCTGGCAGCGCTGAACATTTATAACGGACTGCTCCAAGACGAGGATATAGAAGCATCCTCCGTGAAAGAATTTGCCGATTTGTCTGAGCAGGAGCTTGACCGTATCGAAACACTGGTTCAAAGTCTTCTAAAGATTACAAAGTTGGATGCAGGCTCCATTGTGATTGAGAAAAGTATGGAGAGCGTAGCTGATATGATGCAGGATGTTGAACTGCATTTTGCATATAGGGCCAAACAGGAACAGAAGGAAATCGTTCTGTCTGGAACAGAGGATATTTCACTCCTCTGTGACCGTGACTGGCTGATTGAAGCTATAGACAATATTGTAAAAAATGCGTTTGACCATACGGAAAGTGGTGCTGTAATTCGTATTGCGTGGAAGGCATTGCCATCAGGTGTTCAAATTGTGATAAAGGACAATGGATGTGGCATCCACCCAGAAGATATACATCATATTTTTAAGCGGTTTTATCGCAGCCGTTTTTCCAAGGACATGCAAGGGATTGGACTGGGGCTACCTCTGGCAAAGGCAATCGTTGAAGCACATAACGGCACCATTGAGGTTGACAGCGAATTAGGCATAGGGACAACTTTCGCAATGAATTTTCTGATTCCTACAAAATTGTAG
- a CDS encoding ABC transporter permease, translated as MKSYLSLISISAKVHRRQNRLTLLCIVFAVFMVTAVFSMAEMGARMEYSRLLGKHGKLSMADLLGSYMGQSLLLVACALFLLILIAGVLMISSSMNSTVAQRIEFFGMMRCIGMSKQQIVRFVRLEALNWCKTAVPIGLVMGIATTWGLCAALRFLVGEEFSYIPLFGISNIGIVCGILVGVITVLIAANAPARRASKVSPVAAVSGNIGSEKTVRYAANTCFGRIETILGINHAVSKKKNLILMTVSFALSIILFLSFSVFIDLVNYLMPQSVATSDIDIASNDGNTIPNDLLITIQGMDGVKEVYGRRSALDLPGSLDNDASSSDTVDLISYDDFNLQSLRKDGNLKKGSDLAKVYGNSGFVLATSDADSTWKIGDTIQIQGETLTIAGLLKNDPFSSDGLTHGKITLISSSDTFVRLTGEENYALIMVQTTSGATDEDVQAIQTVAGETFNFQDMRDGHTSGTYTAFVFCVYAFLSIIALVTVLNIVNSISMSVSARMKQYGAMRAVGMNERQVTKMIAAEAATYAVLGCAVGCIIGLPLSKLLYDSLIARHFPYAVWNFPIGSLIIILLFVSLAVVAAIHAPAKRIRSMPITATINEL; from the coding sequence ATGAAAAGCTATCTTAGTCTCATCTCTATTTCAGCAAAAGTTCACCGCCGTCAAAATCGCTTGACACTTCTTTGTATCGTTTTCGCCGTATTTATGGTAACGGCGGTATTCAGTATGGCGGAAATGGGTGCCCGGATGGAGTATTCGCGGTTGCTTGGAAAGCATGGTAAGTTGTCCATGGCAGATTTACTTGGAAGCTATATGGGACAATCGCTTCTGCTGGTCGCTTGTGCCCTGTTCCTACTGATCTTGATCGCAGGCGTTTTGATGATTTCCAGTAGCATGAACAGCACTGTTGCACAGCGAATCGAGTTCTTCGGAATGATGCGCTGTATCGGTATGAGCAAGCAGCAGATCGTTCGTTTCGTTCGGCTGGAGGCATTGAATTGGTGCAAGACAGCAGTTCCCATTGGCCTTGTGATGGGCATTGCTACAACATGGGGCCTGTGTGCAGCACTGCGCTTTCTGGTGGGCGAAGAATTTTCCTACATTCCGCTCTTTGGTATCAGTAACATTGGCATTGTCTGCGGTATCCTTGTAGGCGTTATTACGGTTCTGATTGCCGCAAATGCTCCTGCGAGGCGGGCTTCCAAAGTATCCCCCGTTGCGGCGGTTTCCGGAAATATCGGCAGTGAAAAAACGGTTCGCTATGCAGCTAACACCTGCTTCGGAAGGATTGAAACGATTCTTGGTATCAATCATGCTGTGTCTAAGAAGAAAAATCTGATTCTGATGACAGTCTCTTTTGCACTCAGCATCATTCTATTTTTGAGTTTTTCCGTGTTCATCGATTTAGTGAACTATTTAATGCCACAGTCTGTTGCCACATCAGATATTGACATTGCGAGTAATGATGGCAACACAATTCCAAATGATCTGCTTATTACGATTCAGGGGATGGATGGGGTAAAAGAGGTCTATGGGCGTCGGAGCGCGCTTGACCTTCCTGGTTCTCTTGACAATGATGCAAGTTCTTCCGATACTGTCGATTTGATTTCTTATGATGATTTCAATTTGCAAAGCCTGAGAAAGGACGGCAATCTGAAAAAAGGCAGCGATTTGGCAAAGGTCTACGGAAACAGCGGCTTCGTATTGGCTACATCCGATGCGGACAGCACATGGAAAATCGGTGATACGATCCAGATTCAAGGAGAAACTCTTACGATAGCCGGACTGCTGAAAAATGACCCGTTCAGCAGTGATGGCCTGACACATGGTAAAATAACGCTGATTTCTTCTAGTGATACCTTTGTCCGTCTGACCGGAGAAGAAAATTACGCACTTATTATGGTACAGACAACAAGTGGTGCGACGGACGAAGATGTTCAGGCAATTCAAACCGTTGCTGGAGAGACTTTCAATTTTCAGGATATGCGCGACGGTCATACATCAGGAACCTATACAGCCTTTGTGTTCTGCGTCTATGCGTTCCTGTCAATCATTGCGTTGGTGACGGTACTGAACATCGTCAATAGCATCTCCATGAGCGTATCGGCAAGGATGAAGCAGTATGGCGCGATGCGGGCTGTGGGAATGAATGAACGACAAGTGACGAAAATGATCGCTGCTGAAGCGGCAACTTACGCTGTGCTGGGGTGCGCTGTTGGCTGCATCATTGGGCTGCCGTTGAGCAAGTTGCTGTACGATTCCCTCATTGCTAGGCATTTTCCCTATGCCGTTTGGAATTTTCCAATAGGCTCTTTGATAATCATTCTTTTGTTTGTTTCACTTGCGGTAGTCGCAGCAATTCATGCTCCGGCGAAGCGCATCCGCAGTATGCCAATCACAGCAACGATCAATGAATTATAG